The following is a genomic window from Crossiella equi.
GGGAGATGCGCGAGGAGACGAAGGTCAGCAGCAGCCCGACCGCGCTGTAGGTGTCGACCAGGTGCGTGGCCGCCATCCGGTCGCGCATGTCCGAGCAGGTGGTGGAGACGAAGACACCGACCTCCCGCCCGGCCAGGGAGTCCGGCGGGATGCCCGCGGACTCCAGGGCGTGCCAGGCCGACTCCAGCATCATGCGCTGCTGCGGGTCCATCCAGGTGGCCAGGCGCGGGGTGATGCCGAACAGGCCCGGCTCGAAGCCCACGACGTCGTCCAGCAGCGAGAGGTGCGGGTCCTCGATGCCGCCGAGGTCGGCGCGGTAGTCCAGCAGGCGGTCCGGGGGCACCGGGGCCGAGGTGCAGCGGCCTTCGGCCAGCAGGTTCCAGAACCCGGCCATGTCCTCGGCACCGGGTGCGCGGGCGGCCATGCCGATCACCGCGACCGGGGTCTGGGGGCTCATCGGGAACCTCCGGCGGCCAGGCGGGCGTGGTGGCGGGTGGCCGGGATCTGGGCGAGCATCCGCACCAGCACCTGGCTGTGGCCGGGCTGGGTGAAGCGCACGTCCGGGTAGTGCTCGGTCACCCAGGTCACCGACTCGTGCCAGCGCACCGGGTGCGTGAGGTGCTGCGCCAGCACGGCCCCGATCCGGCCGGGCTCGTGCGGGCGGGCGGTGCGGTTGGCCACCACCGGCACCCGGGGCGCGGCCAGCCCCACCCCGGCCAGGACCTCGGCGAAACGCCGTGCCGGGCCGTGCATGTGGCTGGAGTGGAAGGCGCCGGTGATGCGCAGCCTGCGCACGTCGACCGCGTTGAGCCGCCGCACCAGCGCCTCGGCCGCGGCCATGGGTTCGGGCGGTCCGGCCAGCACCACCTGCACCGGGGTGTTGAAGTTGACGATCTCCACCGCGTACAGGCCCTCCTCGGCCAGTGCCGTGCCGATGACCTCGGCGGACAGGCCCTGCACCGCGGTCATCACCCCGGGCGGGCAGTCGCTGGTGAGCACCGCGCGCTGCCGGACCAGCTCCAGACCGGTGGCGAGGTCGAAGACCCCGGCCGCCTCCAGCGCGTTGAACTCGCCGAGGCTGTGGCCCAGCACCACCTCCGGGACCAGGCCGCTCTCCCGGAAGGCGAGCGCGCTGGTCAGGTAGGTCAGCGGCTGGGTGTGGCGGGTCCGGGCGAGCTCGGCCTCGTCGGCCTCGTGGCACAGCCGGACCAGGTCGAAGCCCAGTGCGGTGGAGGCCTGGTCGACCTCGTCCGGCCAGCGCCTGAACAGCTCCAGGCTGGCCTCGGGCCGTTGCACGCCCTGTCCGGGGAACAGCAGCGCGGTGGTCATGACTGCCCCAGTCCCCGCAGCACGCCGTACCCGGCCCGCGCCAGCTCGGCCACCTGCGGGTTCTCCCGCGAGGCCATATGCGCGGGCAGCTCGCGGGCCATGGCCGCGTCGGAGGCGGCCAGTGCCTTCTGGCTCAGCTCGGACTTGAGCAGCCGCAGGCTCTCCCGGGGGGCGCGGGCGATGGTGAGCGCGAGGTCGGTGGCGGTCTGGGGGACCTGCTCGTGCGGGACCACGCGCACGCCGCAGCCCCGCTGGGCCAGCTCCCGGCCACGGAAACCCCGTGCGGTCAACAGCATCTCGGTACCGAGGGCCTCGCCGATCCGGGCCGGGACCACGTAGGTCGCGCCGACGTACGGGGCCACGCCGTACTGCATGAAGTTGGCCGCGTAGTACGAGCGCTCGCTGAGCACGGCCGCGTCGGCGTACAGGCCGAGCACCAGGCCGCCACCCAGGGCGTGGCCCTGCATCGCGGCCACCACCGGCAGCGGGCAGGTGGCGAGCACGCGGGCGAAGCGCCGGTACTCCTCCAGCGGCAGCCCGTCGGCCAGCCCGACCAGGGTCTCCTTGGTGGCCCCGGCGCAGAAGATGTCCGGCAGCCCGGCCGCGAGGACCACGCGGGTCTCGGGGTGCTCCGCGGCGGCGTCCACGGCCTTGAAGAGGTTGTCCAGCCACTCCCGGCGGAAGGTGTTGCCGTGCTCGCGGTCGGCGAAGCGCACGGTGGCCAGCGGTGCGTGGAACTCCACCGTGATCGGCCCGAACTCCATCACAGCAGACCCTCCTTGGCGAAGGAAGCGATGCGGGCGGCGACCCTCGGGTCGTCGAAGCGGACGCCGAAGACCCGCGCGGCCAGTGCCGCGTAGCGGTCGTCGACGGGGAAGAGCGCGCGGTGGGCCATCTTCAGGTCCGCGATGGTGTCCTTCTCGGACCGCCGCAGCGAGCGCAGCACGGTGCGCACCGCGGCCATCGGGTTGTCGGTGACCTGGTCCGCCCAGCCGAGCTCGACGGCCCGCGCGGCCGGGATGTGGTCGGCGAACATCGCCAGTTGCAGCACCCGGAACTCGCCGACCCGGCGGGCGATGTGGGGCAGGATGATCGTGGGCAGCATGCCGAAGCACACCTCGGTCAGCCGGAAGTGCGCGTCCGGGTGGGCGATCACCACGTCACAGGCCGCGGCCAGCCCGCTGCCGCCGCCGGTGGCGGGCTTGTCCACCACCGCGATGGTGACCACCGAGGCCGTGGTCAGCCGGGTCAACAGCGCGGTGAAGTGGTCGGCGTCCCAGTCCACGGAGTCGGTGCTGGACCGGACCAGCTCCGCGCCCGCGCAGAAGTAGGTG
Proteins encoded in this region:
- a CDS encoding polyketide synthase, giving the protein MEFGPITVEFHAPLATVRFADREHGNTFRREWLDNLFKAVDAAAEHPETRVVLAAGLPDIFCAGATKETLVGLADGLPLEEYRRFARVLATCPLPVVAAMQGHALGGGLVLGLYADAAVLSERSYYAANFMQYGVAPYVGATYVVPARIGEALGTEMLLTARGFRGRELAQRGCGVRVVPHEQVPQTATDLALTIARAPRESLRLLKSELSQKALAASDAAMARELPAHMASRENPQVAELARAGYGVLRGLGQS
- a CDS encoding ACP S-malonyltransferase; translation: MTTALLFPGQGVQRPEASLELFRRWPDEVDQASTALGFDLVRLCHEADEAELARTRHTQPLTYLTSALAFRESGLVPEVVLGHSLGEFNALEAAGVFDLATGLELVRQRAVLTSDCPPGVMTAVQGLSAEVIGTALAEEGLYAVEIVNFNTPVQVVLAGPPEPMAAAEALVRRLNAVDVRRLRITGAFHSSHMHGPARRFAEVLAGVGLAAPRVPVVANRTARPHEPGRIGAVLAQHLTHPVRWHESVTWVTEHYPDVRFTQPGHSQVLVRMLAQIPATRHHARLAAGGSR
- a CDS encoding enoyl-CoA hydratase/isomerase family protein; translated protein: MAADRVVNLHPKPGYLVAELAGADPANRLSTQLITELLEAVEAAEQDPECRALVLTSQGTYFCAGAELVRSSTDSVDWDADHFTALLTRLTTASVVTIAVVDKPATGGGSGLAAACDVVIAHPDAHFRLTEVCFGMLPTIILPHIARRVGEFRVLQLAMFADHIPAARAVELGWADQVTDNPMAAVRTVLRSLRRSEKDTIADLKMAHRALFPVDDRYAALAARVFGVRFDDPRVAARIASFAKEGLL